A genomic segment from uncultured Desulfuromonas sp. encodes:
- the hemA gene encoding glutamyl-tRNA reductase: MDIFVVGLSHKTAPVAVREKVAFAPEKMQTPLEQLLDLPGIAEAVIVSTCNRVELYAAGPDALVGINQLKRFMATYHQLDESDLEDHLYSHSGDDAIRHVFKVASSLDSMVIGEPQILGQIKTAYGYAVEFKTVGLILNRFLHKAFSVAKRVRTETNIAGNAVSVSFAAVELARKIFGTIEGKTVMLVGAGEMCELAAKHFMNNGVDRVLVTNRTFARAEKLAGEFSGQAILFENFHDHLHQVDILLSSTGATSFIISPDQVNSALRQRKQRPMFFIDIAVPRDIDPRVNDINNAYLYDVDDLQGVVNANLKERQKEAAAAEEIIEHEIGQFRHWLGGLDVVPTIVALRQKIDEMRQAEVEKTFANLKHLSDKDRKAIAAMSNALINKILHPPTRVLKQAQKENDAQPYVDALQTLFDLDVSAPEGEMKQMDSE; this comes from the coding sequence ATGGATATCTTTGTTGTTGGATTAAGTCATAAAACGGCTCCTGTCGCAGTGCGAGAAAAAGTGGCGTTTGCTCCTGAAAAGATGCAGACACCTCTTGAGCAGTTACTCGACTTGCCGGGGATTGCCGAGGCTGTCATTGTTTCCACCTGCAACCGGGTCGAACTCTATGCGGCAGGACCCGACGCACTGGTCGGGATCAACCAGCTTAAGCGCTTCATGGCGACCTATCATCAACTGGATGAAAGTGACCTTGAGGATCATCTTTACAGTCATAGCGGCGATGACGCGATTCGCCACGTCTTTAAAGTAGCTTCGAGTCTTGATTCCATGGTGATTGGTGAGCCGCAGATTCTTGGTCAGATCAAAACGGCCTATGGCTATGCCGTTGAATTCAAGACCGTCGGTCTGATCCTTAACCGCTTTCTACACAAGGCCTTCTCAGTGGCCAAGCGGGTGCGTACTGAAACCAACATTGCTGGCAATGCCGTTTCGGTGTCGTTTGCGGCTGTGGAACTGGCGCGTAAAATCTTCGGCACCATCGAGGGTAAGACCGTCATGCTGGTCGGTGCCGGAGAGATGTGTGAGCTGGCGGCCAAACATTTTATGAACAACGGTGTCGATCGTGTTCTGGTCACCAACCGGACCTTTGCCCGTGCCGAAAAGTTGGCTGGAGAATTCTCCGGCCAAGCCATTTTGTTCGAGAATTTCCATGACCACCTCCATCAGGTGGACATCCTGCTGTCTTCGACCGGGGCGACCAGCTTTATCATCAGCCCGGATCAGGTCAATAGTGCCTTGCGTCAGCGCAAGCAGCGACCGATGTTCTTTATTGATATTGCCGTACCGCGCGATATCGATCCTCGGGTCAATGATATCAACAACGCCTATCTTTACGATGTCGATGACCTGCAGGGCGTCGTCAACGCCAATCTCAAAGAACGCCAGAAGGAAGCAGCGGCAGCAGAAGAGATCATCGAGCACGAAATTGGTCAGTTCCGTCATTGGCTGGGTGGCTTGGATGTGGTACCGACGATTGTTGCCCTGCGCCAGAAGATTGATGAGATGCGCCAGGCCGAGGTCGAGAAAACCTTTGCCAATCTCAAGCACCTCAGTGACAAAGACCGCAAAGCAATTGCCGCCATGAGCAATGCCCTGATCAACAAGATTCTCCATCCTCCCACCCGGGTCTTGAAACAGGCGCAAAAAGAGAATGATGCCCAGCCCTATGTCGATGCGTTGCAGACGCTGTTTGATCTTGACGTTTCGGCGCCGGAGGGCGAAATGAAGCAGATGGACAGCGAATAG
- a CDS encoding response regulator transcription factor, translating to MKILVVEDEKKVASFIKRGLEEENFTVDIAANGEEGLYMAESNHYDLILMDIMLPKKDGLTVIKELRTKEVTTPVLCLTAKDSVEDIVAGLDSGSDDYLTKPFAFAELLARVKALVRRGAKDRGAEIYFADLRLDPVTHKVWRADKEIDLTAKEYGLLEYFMRNPNQVLTRTMIAEHVWDYTFDSFTNIIDVYVNYLRKKIDKDYSKKLIHTIRGVGYVLKED from the coding sequence ATGAAAATTCTCGTTGTTGAAGATGAGAAAAAGGTCGCCAGCTTTATCAAGCGTGGCCTGGAAGAAGAAAATTTCACTGTCGATATTGCTGCTAACGGCGAAGAAGGTCTTTATATGGCGGAAAGCAACCATTATGACCTGATCCTGATGGATATTATGCTGCCGAAAAAAGACGGCCTGACTGTCATTAAAGAGTTGCGTACCAAAGAGGTCACCACCCCTGTTCTGTGCCTGACAGCGAAAGACAGTGTCGAAGACATTGTTGCTGGTCTTGATAGCGGCAGTGATGATTACCTGACCAAGCCGTTCGCTTTTGCCGAGCTTCTGGCAAGAGTGAAAGCGCTGGTCCGTCGTGGTGCTAAAGATCGCGGTGCAGAAATCTACTTTGCGGATCTGCGCCTTGATCCGGTGACCCATAAAGTATGGCGTGCCGACAAAGAGATCGACCTGACGGCAAAAGAATACGGCCTACTCGAATATTTCATGCGCAACCCCAATCAGGTACTTACCCGTACCATGATTGCCGAGCATGTCTGGGATTACACCTTTGATTCTTTTACCAACATCATTGATGTCTACGTGAATTATCTGCGTAAGAAAATCGACAAGGATTACAGCAAAAAGCTGATCCACACCATTCGCGGTGTCGGTTACGTTCTCAAGGAGGACTAG
- a CDS encoding pyrimidine 5'-nucleotidase: MMDAVFFDLDNTLYSAEHNLFNLIDVRINRYMHEVVGIAPERVDGLRRHYWAVYGVTLQGLIQEYGADPEHYLDYVHDIDVPSRLSADPLLEQELKKIRSRKFVFTNGSHDHAERVLKCLGIEGCFEAIYDIRVSNYIPKPKESPYQAVLKASDVAACDSIMVEDSPANLDTAARLGMKTILVGSRGDDGLPYDAVTSSACEAARVVQQWQEER, encoded by the coding sequence ATGATGGACGCGGTTTTTTTTGATCTCGATAACACCCTCTACAGCGCTGAACATAATCTGTTCAATTTGATTGACGTGCGAATTAACCGCTATATGCATGAAGTTGTGGGGATCGCTCCGGAACGTGTCGATGGGTTGCGGCGTCATTACTGGGCGGTCTACGGTGTGACCCTGCAGGGGTTGATTCAGGAATACGGCGCCGATCCCGAGCATTATCTCGATTATGTGCATGATATTGACGTGCCGAGTCGTTTAAGTGCCGATCCGCTTTTGGAACAGGAATTGAAGAAAATTCGCTCGCGGAAGTTTGTTTTCACCAACGGCAGTCACGATCACGCCGAACGGGTTCTGAAATGTCTCGGCATCGAAGGGTGTTTTGAAGCGATTTACGATATCCGGGTGAGCAACTATATCCCCAAACCGAAGGAGTCGCCTTATCAGGCGGTGCTCAAAGCCAGTGATGTTGCTGCCTGCGATAGCATTATGGTGGAAGATTCTCCGGCCAATCTAGATACGGCTGCCCGGCTGGGCATGAAAACCATTCTGGTTGGCTCTCGTGGCGATGACGGCTTGCCCTATGATGCCGTGACGTCCTCGGCGTGTGAAGCCGCCCGGGTCGTACAGCAGTGGCAGGAGGAACGATGA
- a CDS encoding 16S rRNA (uracil(1498)-N(3))-methyltransferase — MGLYSVSTRRLMRRFFIPQFSFVQNSENLPRDVAHHISAVLRLRQNDHVILCDGAGGCFECRIDVISAKKCQVTLVRQWQEQETVLPVTLIQGVPHSDKLDLILQKTTELGVTRIVPVHCSRCQYPVPAEKAPRKLERWQKIVAEAARQSERARLPDVLPVTSFAQAVRESTDDLKLILWEEADQPLDSALPQEIPQQVTVVVGPEGGLTQDEVALAKECGFVAVGLGPRILRTETAGMALMAILQFKYGDLNLIPRELSSQG, encoded by the coding sequence ATGGGCCTGTATTCAGTATCGACTCGGCGACTGATGCGGCGTTTTTTTATCCCTCAATTTTCGTTTGTCCAAAACAGTGAAAATCTGCCCCGCGATGTTGCTCATCACATCAGCGCTGTGTTGCGTTTGCGCCAGAATGATCATGTGATTCTGTGTGATGGCGCCGGAGGGTGTTTTGAATGTCGCATTGATGTCATTTCGGCAAAAAAATGTCAGGTGACACTTGTACGGCAGTGGCAGGAACAGGAAACTGTTTTACCTGTGACCCTGATTCAGGGAGTGCCGCACAGCGACAAATTGGATCTGATTCTCCAGAAGACGACGGAGTTGGGTGTGACACGGATTGTGCCGGTGCATTGTTCACGCTGCCAGTACCCTGTGCCTGCTGAGAAAGCCCCACGTAAATTGGAGCGCTGGCAAAAAATCGTCGCCGAGGCCGCACGCCAGTCAGAACGTGCCAGGCTTCCCGATGTTCTGCCGGTAACGTCTTTTGCACAGGCCGTTCGTGAAAGCACAGACGATTTAAAACTGATTTTATGGGAAGAAGCCGACCAGCCTCTTGACAGCGCTTTGCCGCAGGAAATTCCGCAACAGGTTACGGTGGTTGTAGGTCCTGAAGGAGGCCTGACTCAAGACGAGGTTGCTCTAGCCAAAGAGTGCGGTTTTGTCGCTGTTGGTCTTGGACCACGAATTTTGCGAACGGAAACGGCCGGGATGGCTTTGATGGCCATTCTCCAGTTCAAGTATGGAGACTTAAACCTCATTCCACGCGAACTGAGTTCTCAGGGTTGA
- the dapF gene encoding diaminopimelate epimerase, with protein sequence MKFIKMHGAGNDYVYIDGFQQVIPRPEELAVRISDRHFGVGSDGLILILPSELADARMRMFNADGSEAQMCGNGIRCVAKYLYDQQPQRGSRLSIETLAGVLTVDVLSDDVDPLVSQVTVDMGKPRLQRELIPMSGPGQEKALDVAVEVEGRTFTVSCVSMGNPHCVVYVDDVETFDVAYWGPLLETHPLFPERINVEFVEIVSPTEVRQRTWERGAGETLACGTGASAVTVAGFLTGRTHRAIRNHLRGGVLTLEYREDETVMMTGPAERVFTGDFPWPEA encoded by the coding sequence GTGAAATTTATCAAAATGCATGGAGCCGGAAACGATTACGTGTATATCGACGGATTTCAGCAGGTGATCCCTCGTCCTGAAGAGTTGGCGGTGCGGATCAGTGATCGTCATTTCGGTGTTGGCTCGGACGGCCTGATCCTGATTCTGCCGTCAGAATTAGCCGATGCCCGGATGCGCATGTTCAATGCCGACGGCAGTGAAGCGCAGATGTGTGGTAACGGGATCCGTTGCGTGGCCAAATATCTTTATGATCAACAGCCGCAACGTGGCTCGCGATTAAGCATCGAAACTTTGGCCGGGGTTTTGACGGTGGATGTTTTGAGCGATGACGTTGACCCTCTGGTTAGCCAAGTCACCGTGGATATGGGAAAGCCGCGTCTGCAACGCGAATTGATTCCGATGAGCGGACCAGGGCAAGAAAAAGCCCTTGATGTTGCCGTTGAAGTGGAAGGCCGCACTTTTACCGTCAGTTGTGTTTCCATGGGCAATCCTCATTGTGTGGTGTATGTGGATGATGTTGAGACGTTTGATGTTGCTTATTGGGGGCCGTTGCTTGAGACGCATCCGCTGTTTCCAGAGCGGATCAATGTCGAGTTTGTCGAAATTGTTTCCCCGACGGAAGTACGCCAACGGACCTGGGAGCGTGGTGCCGGTGAAACCCTGGCCTGTGGAACGGGTGCTTCGGCGGTGACTGTGGCCGGATTTCTCACCGGGCGTACCCACCGAGCCATTCGCAATCATCTGCGCGGCGGCGTACTGACTCTGGAATATCGTGAGGATGAAACTGTTATGATGACCGGTCCGGCAGAGCGCGTCTTTACCGGAGACTTTCCCTGGCCGGAGGCATGA
- a CDS encoding SIS domain-containing protein yields the protein MSESKLFTLFQEHNQCLEEGLALCADLLDPLAVTLAESFAQGQRLLIVGSGTMVPIAEAVAQAFSYQLNMERPPLPVVFVEPGVGVRSAVAASDDASQLYHGVLQALAREDDQLWIFDGTSDAAVIGAAQTARELECSVTVFCAGDSGRWADVETQALVPLPQASMGRRAELLLFLGHVLCQMVEAELFGL from the coding sequence ATGTCTGAAAGCAAACTTTTTACCTTGTTTCAGGAACATAATCAGTGTCTCGAAGAGGGCCTTGCTCTCTGTGCCGACTTGCTGGATCCTTTGGCCGTGACCTTGGCGGAATCATTTGCCCAGGGCCAGAGACTGTTGATTGTAGGCAGTGGGACAATGGTGCCGATTGCCGAAGCGGTGGCTCAGGCGTTTTCTTACCAGCTCAATATGGAACGTCCCCCTTTGCCGGTCGTTTTTGTTGAACCAGGTGTCGGGGTGCGTTCGGCGGTTGCCGCGAGTGATGACGCCAGTCAGCTTTATCATGGGGTATTACAGGCTCTGGCCCGGGAAGATGACCAGCTGTGGATTTTTGATGGCACGTCCGACGCAGCTGTTATCGGCGCGGCGCAGACGGCACGAGAGCTGGAATGCAGTGTGACCGTTTTTTGTGCTGGCGATAGTGGACGTTGGGCGGATGTCGAAACTCAGGCCTTGGTGCCCTTGCCGCAGGCCAGTATGGGCCGTCGGGCTGAGCTGCTGCTGTTTTTAGGCCATGTGCTCTGCCAGATGGTCGAAGCGGAGTTGTTCGGTCTGTGA
- a CDS encoding RDD family protein, translating into MRCPHCGYHSFDDLSACKKCGKPLLARYSAGKPKSAVEGELFRPEELKKRAEIFSNHVSGLSGVSPLLRAEKKRKIDSTTEQMVLPSFLLDDPHVTTNNWSGWTVADSGQPPVHLLWKRFLATLIDLIILCILLMSFAAVAGQLLDWTTLQWLENIRQNELLRLAAYLLVMVTVFSYFFIGHYGSGQTFGKVVCGLQLVSVDGSDVTLSQVILRSTATVVSLLCLGAGFFSLWRDEQQRGWSDRFAGTRIVDVRSDDMNMSEEPITEVTQ; encoded by the coding sequence ATGCGTTGTCCCCACTGTGGCTATCATAGCTTCGATGACTTGAGCGCCTGTAAAAAATGCGGCAAACCTTTGTTGGCTCGCTACAGTGCAGGAAAGCCGAAAAGCGCAGTGGAGGGAGAGCTGTTTCGTCCTGAGGAGTTGAAAAAACGCGCGGAAATTTTTTCCAATCACGTCTCGGGCTTGTCCGGAGTATCCCCTTTATTGCGGGCAGAAAAAAAACGTAAAATCGATTCCACCACCGAGCAGATGGTTCTGCCGTCATTTCTCCTTGATGATCCTCATGTGACGACCAATAACTGGTCCGGCTGGACTGTCGCGGATTCTGGGCAACCACCGGTCCACTTGCTGTGGAAACGTTTTCTGGCAACGCTGATTGATCTTATTATTCTGTGCATTCTTCTGATGTCATTTGCGGCCGTGGCAGGACAGCTGCTTGACTGGACAACCTTGCAATGGCTGGAAAATATTCGCCAAAATGAGCTGTTGCGTCTGGCGGCTTATCTGCTCGTCATGGTTACTGTGTTCAGTTATTTTTTTATCGGCCATTACGGATCAGGGCAGACGTTTGGCAAAGTGGTGTGTGGTCTGCAGCTGGTTTCCGTGGATGGTTCGGACGTCACGTTGTCGCAAGTCATACTTCGTTCTACGGCAACTGTGGTATCGTTGTTGTGTCTGGGCGCGGGATTTTTCTCTCTCTGGCGTGACGAACAGCAACGGGGCTGGAGCGATCGTTTTGCGGGAACCCGGATTGTCGATGTGCGTAGCGATGACATGAATATGAGCGAAGAACCCATAACGGAGGTGACGCAGTGA
- a CDS encoding uroporphyrinogen-III synthase, protein MQASLPLTGKRVLVTRAAHQAQSFVRLLETQGATAVTCPLIEIVPPSNWQALDGCLRRLSDYDDLILTSVNAVEMVFQRLTALDVSTAELNKVRWICVGPKTAKALQRYGRTPDLQPDEYRAEAVVAALIAENVQGRKVLYPRAELARDLIPASLSEAGASVDAPVAYRTLPAQGSAEHIRTLLEKQSVDVVTFSSSSSVDNFIDLLGEEALSLSRHVVLASIGPLTTATAQKHGLTIAVEPEEYTLDGLVQALIDYFNPSGLPG, encoded by the coding sequence ATGCAGGCGTCTTTGCCGTTAACCGGAAAACGGGTTCTGGTGACCCGCGCCGCCCATCAGGCGCAGAGTTTTGTCCGACTGCTTGAAACACAGGGTGCAACAGCTGTTACCTGCCCACTGATAGAGATTGTTCCGCCGTCGAATTGGCAAGCATTGGATGGCTGCCTGCGCCGATTGTCTGACTATGATGACCTCATCCTGACTTCGGTCAACGCGGTCGAGATGGTGTTCCAGCGCTTGACAGCCCTAGACGTTTCCACCGCTGAGCTTAACAAGGTGCGCTGGATTTGTGTTGGGCCGAAGACCGCGAAAGCGCTGCAACGCTATGGTCGAACCCCCGATCTGCAACCGGATGAATACCGGGCCGAAGCGGTGGTTGCAGCGTTGATTGCTGAAAATGTCCAAGGGCGCAAGGTGCTTTATCCGCGTGCCGAATTGGCGCGAGACCTGATCCCGGCTAGCCTGTCTGAGGCGGGTGCGTCGGTTGATGCCCCCGTGGCCTACCGCACCTTGCCGGCACAAGGCAGCGCAGAACACATCCGTACGTTGCTTGAAAAACAGAGCGTTGACGTGGTGACGTTCAGCTCTTCTTCCAGTGTGGATAACTTTATTGATTTACTCGGAGAAGAGGCGTTGTCGTTGAGCCGCCATGTGGTGCTGGCCTCCATTGGTCCGCTGACCACAGCCACCGCACAAAAGCACGGTTTAACCATTGCTGTAGAGCCCGAAGAATATACCCTGGATGGTTTGGTCCAGGCGTTGATCGATTATTTTAACCCCTCCGGATTGCCCGGATAA
- a CDS encoding pyruvate, water dikinase regulatory protein — protein MKHNLTVFLLSDATGETAENIVTAALTQFRGQSVQLNRIGNVRTKNLVYEALDAAAEQRAMVIYTMVNCELSRLVHDECEALGLTSLDIMTPLLMKCSEFLGASPNETPGLLHSVDEEYFRRIEAVEFTVRNDDGQEVRFLNNADIVLVGVSRTSKTPLSIYLAHRGWKVANIPLVHGIDPPKELLTIDHKRVVGLLINPERLVELRASRLRNLGQDPKTAYADFEQIEQELKQARNFFRRQKWATVNVTGKAVEETANEVLVKLKLK, from the coding sequence ATGAAACATAATCTGACAGTCTTTCTACTTTCCGATGCCACCGGTGAAACCGCAGAAAATATTGTGACCGCGGCATTAACCCAGTTCAGAGGACAGTCAGTACAACTTAACAGAATAGGCAACGTTCGCACTAAAAATCTGGTCTATGAGGCCCTGGATGCCGCAGCGGAACAACGCGCCATGGTGATTTACACCATGGTTAACTGTGAGCTCTCCCGCCTGGTCCATGACGAATGCGAAGCTCTCGGCCTGACCAGTCTGGATATCATGACGCCTCTGCTGATGAAATGTTCGGAATTCCTGGGTGCCTCCCCGAATGAAACGCCCGGGTTGCTGCACAGTGTGGATGAAGAATATTTTCGCCGGATAGAGGCCGTAGAATTTACCGTTCGCAACGATGACGGCCAGGAAGTTCGCTTTCTTAACAATGCCGACATCGTACTTGTGGGAGTCTCCCGCACCAGCAAAACCCCGTTGTCCATTTATCTGGCACACCGGGGCTGGAAAGTCGCCAACATCCCTTTGGTCCACGGCATTGATCCACCAAAGGAGTTGTTAACTATCGATCACAAACGCGTTGTAGGTTTGCTGATTAATCCGGAACGACTTGTGGAACTTCGCGCTTCGCGCTTACGCAATTTGGGGCAAGACCCCAAAACGGCCTACGCCGATTTCGAACAGATCGAACAGGAACTCAAACAGGCTCGTAACTTTTTCCGTCGCCAAAAATGGGCAACCGTCAATGTCACGGGGAAAGCGGTTGAAGAAACAGCCAACGAAGTCTTGGTCAAATTAAAACTCAAATAA
- the trxA gene encoding thioredoxin TrxA: MANDNVVQFTDDNFESEVLKADQPVLVDFWATWCAPCKAISPVIDELADQFSGKVKIGKVNVDENPNTPGQYGVRGIPTLVLFKNGEVVDQLVGAIPKNQLEEFINKAL; the protein is encoded by the coding sequence ATGGCTAATGATAATGTTGTACAGTTTACCGATGATAATTTTGAAAGCGAAGTTCTCAAGGCAGACCAACCTGTGCTGGTCGACTTCTGGGCAACGTGGTGTGCCCCGTGTAAAGCAATTTCCCCGGTGATCGATGAGCTGGCTGACCAGTTCAGTGGCAAAGTAAAAATCGGCAAAGTCAATGTCGATGAAAACCCCAACACCCCGGGACAATACGGCGTGCGCGGCATTCCGACTCTGGTCTTGTTCAAAAACGGTGAAGTGGTAGACCAACTTGTTGGCGCTATCCCCAAAAATCAGCTTGAAGAGTTCATCAACAAAGCTCTGTAA
- the yjgA gene encoding ribosome biogenesis factor YjgA → MDEVMPPSRSAKKRAAKEVEELAQELADLPETDLTSLPLSAELASSLAELRQTRGHSSRKRQLKYFSGLLRRDPDQCEELRAFLAGEHQRQLDQNRRTHQLEQLRERLCDGPQRHEAMQEAHALLPQLDMAELTKWLNGYRGPQDKRAYRQIFRLLRSASDAQHDS, encoded by the coding sequence GTGGATGAGGTGATGCCGCCCAGTCGGTCCGCTAAAAAAAGAGCGGCGAAAGAAGTGGAAGAGCTGGCGCAAGAACTGGCTGATTTACCGGAAACAGATCTGACTTCTTTGCCATTATCTGCAGAACTGGCCAGCAGTCTTGCCGAGCTGCGACAAACACGTGGACACAGTTCACGTAAGCGTCAGCTGAAGTATTTTTCGGGGCTGTTACGTCGCGACCCGGATCAGTGCGAAGAACTGCGGGCTTTTCTTGCCGGGGAACATCAGCGACAGCTGGACCAGAATCGTCGTACTCATCAGCTGGAACAGTTGCGTGAACGTTTATGTGATGGTCCGCAACGTCATGAAGCGATGCAAGAGGCACACGCCCTGTTGCCGCAACTGGATATGGCGGAGTTGACTAAATGGCTTAATGGCTATCGTGGCCCACAGGATAAACGCGCCTATCGCCAGATTTTTCGCCTGCTACGTAGTGCCAGTGATGCTCAGCACGATTCCTGA
- the dtd gene encoding D-aminoacyl-tRNA deacylase, which produces MRAVLQRVLQADVRVDGELTGAIEQGILVLLGVAHGDSASDVDYLVDKVVNLRIFEDDAGKMNLSLEQIGGNVLAVSQFTLLADCRKGRRPGFSAAAPPDVADALYREFVTRLQQRGISVECGVFQADMKVSLVNDGPVTLMLDSRKEF; this is translated from the coding sequence ATGAGAGCTGTTCTGCAGCGGGTTCTCCAGGCCGATGTGCGCGTTGATGGCGAGCTGACCGGAGCCATTGAGCAGGGTATTCTGGTTTTGTTGGGTGTCGCCCATGGTGACAGCGCGTCGGATGTTGACTATCTGGTCGACAAGGTGGTCAACCTGCGTATTTTTGAAGATGATGCCGGCAAAATGAATTTATCTCTTGAGCAGATCGGCGGCAACGTGCTGGCCGTGTCTCAGTTCACTTTGCTGGCGGATTGCCGCAAAGGGCGCCGGCCGGGATTTTCCGCAGCGGCCCCTCCAGATGTTGCAGATGCCCTCTATCGGGAATTTGTTACTCGGCTGCAGCAACGGGGTATCTCGGTGGAATGTGGTGTTTTTCAGGCAGATATGAAGGTGTCGTTGGTGAATGATGGGCCGGTGACATTAATGCTCGACAGTCGTAAGGAGTTTTGA
- the prmA gene encoding 50S ribosomal protein L11 methyltransferase produces MAVPVASADVLCQELYELGSVGVVVEERQLDTFIPPDPDETDSDQFSIKAYFDAEAAMTDTVESVRQCLARLSAFFPALETVEVVVTDVGQQDWAEGWKQHFQATRIGSRLVIKPSWETFSAQQDDVVVTLDPGMAFGTGTHGTTRLCLETMAALFDDGEEIQRVLDVGTGSGILAIAAAALGAQEVVACDIDPVACDTARENCALNQVLDRVVVTDMLVEEIAGTYDVVLANILAEENIRLAQALIDRVAPGGVLILSGILEEKVPLVTSAFSTLGLSAPDLFYEEEWACIQYRLGD; encoded by the coding sequence ATGGCTGTTCCTGTTGCCAGTGCCGATGTGCTCTGTCAGGAACTTTATGAGCTCGGAAGTGTCGGGGTCGTTGTCGAAGAACGGCAGTTGGATACGTTTATTCCACCTGATCCTGACGAGACGGACAGCGACCAGTTTTCGATTAAAGCGTATTTCGATGCTGAAGCGGCAATGACTGATACCGTTGAGTCCGTACGACAGTGTCTTGCCCGGCTGAGCGCATTTTTCCCAGCTCTGGAAACGGTCGAGGTTGTTGTCACTGATGTTGGGCAACAGGACTGGGCCGAAGGCTGGAAACAGCATTTTCAAGCCACCCGAATCGGATCTCGTCTGGTCATTAAACCAAGCTGGGAAACATTCTCGGCGCAACAGGATGATGTTGTCGTCACACTGGATCCCGGGATGGCTTTTGGCACTGGCACCCATGGGACGACACGGTTGTGCCTCGAAACAATGGCCGCTTTGTTCGATGATGGCGAAGAGATTCAACGGGTTCTTGACGTGGGAACAGGTTCGGGGATTCTTGCCATTGCCGCAGCCGCACTTGGCGCCCAAGAGGTTGTGGCCTGCGATATCGATCCGGTTGCCTGTGACACCGCCAGAGAGAATTGCGCCTTGAATCAGGTGTTGGATCGGGTCGTTGTGACGGATATGCTCGTCGAAGAGATCGCGGGCACTTATGATGTTGTTCTGGCCAATATTCTTGCCGAAGAAAACATTCGTCTGGCCCAAGCCTTGATTGATCGGGTGGCCCCCGGAGGCGTTTTGATTCTTTCCGGCATCCTTGAAGAAAAGGTTCCTCTGGTCACATCCGCCTTTTCAACCCTGGGGCTTTCTGCTCCCGACCTGTTCTATGAAGAAGAATGGGCCTGTATTCAGTATCGACTCGGCGACTGA
- the ccsB gene encoding c-type cytochrome biogenesis protein CcsB, giving the protein MSLNILLFKLTLVAYGVATALYLFSAVTNRKGLDRWGRFALLGAFALHTVTLVARYVEIGYTPVTNLHESLSFFAWALAGTFLIVDWKLRMVVLAATTSTLVLVMMLFGSLVPMHAQELNPALDSFWLPIHVALAFLGNAVFTVAFVAAIFYLLQERMLKSKKFSALYYRLPSLETLDMINYRCLTFGFPLMTMGIISGAVWAEAAWGTYWSWDPKESWALITWFLYAALLHGRLTTGWRGRRAAIFAIIGFAFVLFTFLGVNLLLPGLHSYSSMNG; this is encoded by the coding sequence ATGAGCTTGAATATTCTGTTGTTTAAGCTGACGTTGGTTGCTTATGGGGTTGCGACGGCCTTGTACCTGTTCAGTGCTGTTACGAATAGGAAAGGGCTCGATCGGTGGGGGCGTTTTGCCTTGCTGGGAGCGTTTGCCCTGCACACCGTGACTCTTGTCGCCCGTTATGTTGAAATCGGTTATACCCCGGTCACCAATCTCCATGAGTCTCTGTCGTTTTTTGCCTGGGCATTGGCCGGGACTTTTCTGATTGTGGATTGGAAACTGCGCATGGTGGTCCTGGCGGCGACGACCAGCACCCTTGTGCTGGTGATGATGCTGTTTGGCAGTTTGGTGCCGATGCATGCGCAGGAACTTAATCCCGCTCTCGACAGTTTCTGGCTACCGATCCATGTCGCTCTGGCGTTTCTCGGCAATGCGGTCTTTACGGTCGCGTTCGTGGCCGCGATTTTTTACCTGTTGCAGGAGCGGATGCTCAAAAGTAAAAAATTCTCGGCTCTGTACTACCGGCTGCCGTCACTGGAAACCCTCGATATGATCAATTATCGCTGCCTGACCTTCGGCTTTCCTCTGATGACCATGGGGATTATCTCGGGAGCCGTTTGGGCTGAGGCCGCTTGGGGAACCTACTGGAGTTGGGACCCAAAAGAGTCTTGGGCGCTGATCACCTGGTTTTTGTATGCCGCTCTGTTGCACGGTCGTTTGACGACCGGTTGGCGCGGACGGCGGGCAGCGATCTTTGCCATTATCGGTTTTGCTTTTGTGCTGTTTACCTTTCTTGGCGTCAACTTGTTGCTGCCAGGGTTACACAGCTACAGCTCCATGAACGGTTAA